In Fragaria vesca subsp. vesca linkage group LG1, FraVesHawaii_1.0, whole genome shotgun sequence, the sequence GTAGGAGTCGGAGTATAGAGAGAATCCAAAGCCCTTCTTTTTCAAAGAGGTCTGTCTGTTTTTAACCTAAGAAAATTTATCAGGAAACGAATGCAGTCATGTTAACTGCAACTTTTTGTTATGTTCTAGTATCATCATGACCTCTTTCCTTTCCTCTTTAGATTCCAAAATTCAGTTGTTCATCAGAGGGAGAGTCATCATTACAGGCAGCATCATGCTCATCACGTTGCATTGGCAACTCTGAAATGGTGCCAGTCCCTGAACTTGTTGACTCCAAGTTGCTTGGTTTTGAAGCAGACCCTGTTCAGCAGGAGCTTGCTCTACCTGCTGAGAAGAATCTATGGATTGAGTCCCAACCTCTAATCCCTTTCCTAGAGAACCCACAACCACAAACAGACCTCGAATTCTCATCAGACACCCAAGAACTCCTGAAACTTGACTTCGACATGTTGACAACTCTGGATGCTGAACTTAGCAAACAACTCGACATCGGGCCACCATTTCTTGAGCCGGTAGGAAATGTTGAAGGGGACAAGATTGACGACCCAATAACCCCGGACTGCCTCTTCGATGACTTTCCAGCTGACATGTTTGATCAAATCGAGCCGCTATCTCATGATTGATGATTGACAATAGCCTTCTAACATAGTGTGCATGTGGAAATTGGAGACTAACATAGTACTGCTTTCTTTAGCTTGATATATCTACAAGACTCTACAGGCATTGTTGTTCTTGTTAGTTGTTGCTACAATTTTCTGTAATAGACCACTGAACAATCATCTATTGTAGTTATAACCTAGCTGACTCTGGTTTGTTGCCCTAATATTTAAGTAAAAAATCGTTTTCATGAGAGAGAGAAGATTTGAAAATGAGAGGTTTGGTGAGTTGCATCTGATTGCAGATTTTTTTTAGTTAATTATTTTGTATGAAAGATTAACTAGGCTCCATGTGTTTAATTCATCTATTCATATCGTTTTCTGGAAATATGAAGTCCTCAGATTCACAAAAGACTAGGAAAAGCTACGAGCTATTTATTCACTAATGCTCCAAAATAAGTAACCTTCAGAAGAAAAAAAAAAAAAAGGAACCTGTACATTTTTCAAGCTCCAGTTTACAAGCTCAACATAATTGCCTTCCTTTCTAATTTTTGATGTTATAAATCAACTAGAGCACGGGTTCAATATTGATATTTCACACTAATGCAAACACTTGTTGTGGTGCGTTTGAGGTGGCTGCCCTGAAGCTAGAGGAGGATTTAGGACTCAAATTTGAAGGAATAGGTATGCCTCTGTATTTTGGTATTTTGGTCAAGTGTGGGAAGTACCTCTGTATTTTGTTTAAAACATACTCGGATTCCATAAACAAGCAAACTAATTTCGTTTCTTATTGATTTCAACCTACTTTCGCATGTGATTTCTCTTTTTATTTTTGAATTAAATTCAGTTTACCCCCTTATAGTTTAGGGGTGACTTCATGTTAGTCCCTACATTTTTAATTTCATCAGTTTACCCCCTCAACTCTTCAATTTCTGTCTGCCGTGCTCAAATTCTCATATTCCGTTTGAATTTATCGTTAATTCTAGATACAGGCCCAACAGTTAATGTTAAACTTATCAGCAGTTAACGTTTGATTTGGACAGAAGATAGGACATTAGTCACGGTTGAGAAAAATTTAAAAGTTTAAGGGGTAAACTGAAGAAATTGAAAATATAGGGATTAACATGAAGTTACTCCCAAACGTCATAAGGGTAAACTGAATTTAATTCTTTATTTTTTATAGTGAATTATTAAGTTCTACTCTATGTATCAGTGTTAGTGTACCGTAAAACTTCTCTAATTCTAACTCTTTACAGTGCCCTGAGTTGCCCTTTTCATTGTCAATATATGTGCCTTTCCAACTACCAATATCCAATCTAAAGTCCTACAGCACCCTCAATGATTTTGCTCTTTATGGAATTGTCAATGTGAACACTACAGACTCTCAAGGCAAATACCAGTATGCATATAACAGAACTTTCAATGGAAATTTGGAATACATTTGGAATATATAGTTGTGATTTTCTTGTGTAGGTCTGCGATATCTGGTGATTACATTTCCATCACTATAACAATGGAATCATATTATTTGTATGCTTGGACCTTTGATAGCATATACACAGGTACGAGTTCATTTTCTTTTCTTTCGTTCTTTTTTGGATACGACAAGTCCATATATATCTTTGGTGTAACCAAGTGTAGTTGTTCTG encodes:
- the LOC101311628 gene encoding uncharacterized protein LOC101311628 encodes the protein MEGKREEGIRKGPWKAEEDQVLLNHVKKCGPKDWSSIRSKGLLQRTGKSCRLRWVNKLRPNLKNGCKFSLEEERVVIELQAQFGNKWAKIATHLAGRTDNDVKNFWSSRQKRLARILQTSTAAITPSKSHKNRREIPVYHDKVPTLEESEYRENPKPFFFKEIPKFSCSSEGESSLQAASCSSRCIGNSEMVPVPELVDSKLLGFEADPVQQELALPAEKNLWIESQPLIPFLENPQPQTDLEFSSDTQELLKLDFDMLTTLDAELSKQLDIGPPFLEPVGNVEGDKIDDPITPDCLFDDFPADMFDQIEPLSHD